A stretch of Prosthecochloris marina DNA encodes these proteins:
- the purH gene encoding bifunctional phosphoribosylaminoimidazolecarboxamide formyltransferase/IMP cyclohydrolase yields the protein MSDPVIKRALVSVSDKTGIVDFCRELSSMGVEIFSTGGTLRTIQSAGVPAASISTITGFPEIMDGRVKTLHPKIHGGLLAVRDNADHIVQAEENGIGFIDMVVVNLYPFEETVAKPDVTFEDAIENIDIGGPSMLRSAAKNNESVTVVTDSADYALVLEEMRMNSGATTRSTRLRLARKVFELTSRYDSAIAGYMTGIENGGKDSGIDKTSLKLERELDMRYGENPHQQAGFYRMNDGECSRSFGEYFEKLHGKALSYNNMLDTAAATGLIEEFSGEDPAVVIIKHTNPCGVAQASALVDAYRKAFSTDTQSPFGGIIAFNKPLDMETAKAVDEIFTEILIAPSYEDGVLELLQKKKNRRLLLQKQPLPKDVIEYKSTQFGMLVQDRDSRIVSREDLKVVTKRQPSSEELDDLMFAWKICKHVKSNTIVYVKNRQTLGVGAGQMSRVDSAKIARSKAAEAGLELKGSAVASDAFFPFADGLLAAAEAGASAVIQPGGSIRDEEVISAADDHNLAMVFTSMRHFKH from the coding sequence ATGTCTGATCCTGTTATCAAACGTGCATTAGTGTCAGTTTCCGATAAAACCGGTATCGTGGATTTCTGCCGGGAATTGTCATCCATGGGGGTTGAAATATTTTCAACCGGTGGAACGTTGCGAACAATCCAGAGCGCAGGAGTTCCTGCCGCATCTATTTCAACCATTACGGGATTTCCGGAGATCATGGATGGACGTGTGAAAACGTTGCATCCGAAAATTCATGGCGGATTGCTTGCTGTACGTGACAATGCCGACCACATTGTACAGGCTGAAGAGAATGGTATCGGGTTTATCGATATGGTTGTCGTCAACCTCTATCCATTCGAGGAAACGGTTGCAAAGCCTGATGTCACATTTGAAGATGCAATTGAAAACATTGATATCGGCGGACCTTCGATGCTTCGGAGCGCGGCTAAAAATAACGAGTCGGTAACTGTTGTCACCGACAGTGCCGATTATGCTCTTGTTTTGGAGGAGATGCGTATGAACAGTGGGGCGACGACCCGTTCAACAAGGCTCAGACTGGCAAGAAAGGTTTTCGAGCTGACCTCTCGCTATGATAGTGCAATCGCCGGGTATATGACTGGAATCGAGAACGGAGGCAAAGATTCCGGGATAGATAAGACATCCCTGAAGCTCGAGCGTGAGCTTGATATGCGTTATGGGGAAAATCCACACCAGCAAGCCGGTTTTTATCGTATGAATGATGGGGAATGTTCCCGGTCTTTTGGTGAGTATTTTGAGAAGCTGCACGGTAAAGCCCTTTCTTATAACAATATGCTTGATACGGCTGCGGCAACCGGACTGATCGAGGAGTTCAGTGGTGAAGATCCGGCAGTGGTGATCATAAAGCATACCAATCCCTGCGGCGTTGCTCAGGCTTCTGCGCTTGTCGATGCTTATCGCAAAGCGTTTTCCACAGATACCCAGTCTCCTTTCGGTGGTATCATCGCATTCAACAAACCGCTTGATATGGAGACAGCAAAAGCGGTCGATGAGATTTTTACCGAAATTCTCATTGCGCCTTCCTATGAGGACGGAGTGCTTGAGCTTCTGCAGAAAAAGAAAAACAGGCGTCTTCTTCTCCAGAAACAACCTTTGCCGAAAGATGTTATAGAATACAAGTCAACCCAGTTCGGCATGCTGGTGCAAGATAGGGATAGTCGGATCGTTTCACGTGAAGATTTGAAAGTTGTTACAAAACGCCAACCCTCGTCCGAAGAGCTTGATGATCTCATGTTTGCCTGGAAAATCTGCAAACATGTGAAATCAAATACAATTGTTTACGTAAAGAACCGTCAGACTCTTGGTGTAGGTGCCGGTCAGATGTCTCGTGTTGACTCGGCGAAGATTGCCCGTTCAAAGGCTGCTGAAGCCGGTCTCGAGTTGAAAGGTTCGGCAGTTGCATCGGACGCATTCTTTCCTTTTGCCGATGGTTTGCTTGCCGCTGCCGAGGCAGGTGCCAGCGCTGTCATTCAGCCGGGGGGCTCTATCCGTGATGAAGAGGTTATTTCTGCGGCGGATGATCATAACCTGGCGATGGTTTTTACCTCGATGCGGCATTTCAAGCATTAA
- the purN gene encoding phosphoribosylglycinamide formyltransferase produces the protein MANRKTRLAAFCSGTGSNFQSLYYAIDERRLPAEFSLCLSNRSECGAIVFARQHGIPTVHLSEKQYDTHEEFAAAMLTSLEEHAIEYILLAGYLRKVPETVVNAYSFRILNIHPALLPDFGGPGMYGINVHKAVLEAGSKESGATVHYVDPEYDKGPIVLQRKVPVEPGDTPESLAARVLKCEHQLYPDALEKLLIAEEL, from the coding sequence ATGGCCAACCGTAAAACCCGTCTGGCGGCTTTCTGTTCAGGTACCGGTTCGAACTTTCAGTCTCTGTACTATGCTATCGATGAGCGCCGTCTACCGGCTGAATTTTCCCTCTGCCTCTCCAACCGTTCAGAATGTGGTGCAATCGTTTTTGCCAGACAGCATGGCATACCGACAGTTCATCTCTCCGAAAAGCAGTACGATACACACGAAGAATTCGCAGCTGCAATGCTCACATCACTCGAAGAACATGCAATCGAATACATCCTGCTTGCCGGCTATTTGAGAAAAGTACCGGAAACCGTAGTCAATGCTTATTCCTTCAGAATCCTCAACATCCATCCTGCATTGCTGCCCGATTTCGGCGGCCCGGGCATGTACGGCATCAATGTTCATAAAGCCGTGCTCGAAGCCGGCAGTAAAGAGTCCGGAGCCACCGTGCACTATGTTGACCCGGAATACGACAAAGGTCCTATTGTGCTCCAACGAAAAGTCCCTGTCGAACCCGGAGACACTCCGGAATCACTCGCGGCACGAGTCCTCAAATGTGAGCACCAGCTCTACCCCGATGCTCTTGAAAAACTCCTTATCGCAGAGGAATTATGA
- a CDS encoding radical SAM protein, which translates to MSETLLVNEIFLSIQGESTYAGWPCIFTRLSGCDSSCTWCDTRYASGKEGKNMTITEIINQIESYDTPLIEITGGEPLLQENVYALMRQLCDRGHTLLLETGGFVPVDRVDPRVHKIIDLKAPSSGESEKNCLKNIEYVIASSVLQKKTFEFKLIIASRQDYEWAKNLLSSWGLTDHCTVLMGTVFGRLDPAELAKWILEDHLHVKLQLQLHKYIWNPDTRGV; encoded by the coding sequence ATGAGTGAAACCCTGCTTGTCAATGAAATATTCCTCTCCATTCAGGGTGAATCGACCTACGCCGGATGGCCCTGCATATTTACCCGCCTTTCGGGATGCGACAGCTCTTGTACCTGGTGCGACACCCGCTACGCCTCAGGTAAAGAAGGCAAAAACATGACCATCACCGAAATAATCAACCAGATAGAGTCTTACGACACTCCGCTTATAGAAATAACAGGCGGAGAACCGCTGTTGCAGGAAAACGTCTATGCGCTCATGCGGCAACTTTGTGATCGGGGCCATACACTGCTGCTCGAAACCGGAGGTTTTGTTCCTGTCGATCGCGTTGATCCTCGGGTCCATAAGATAATAGACCTGAAAGCACCTTCGTCGGGGGAAAGTGAAAAAAACTGCCTGAAAAACATCGAATATGTCATTGCATCTTCAGTTCTTCAGAAAAAAACTTTTGAGTTTAAACTGATCATCGCTTCCCGACAAGATTACGAATGGGCAAAAAACCTGCTGAGCAGCTGGGGCCTGACCGATCACTGTACAGTGCTCATGGGTACGGTTTTCGGCAGGCTGGATCCTGCAGAACTTGCAAAATGGATCCTTGAAGATCACCTCCATGTAAAGCTGCAGCTTCAACTGCACAAATACATCTGGAACCCGGACACACGAGGAGTGTAG
- a CDS encoding glycosyltransferase family 2 protein has protein sequence MQPTPLLSVIVPFYNEEESLPLLLDQLFEAMSDKELQGLFKQPFSFELLMIDDGSTDGSLDFIREEIVRKPELKLVSLQRNFGKTAALSAGFKYAEGEYIVTLDADLQDDPFAIKCLIEKLQEGYDLVSGWKRERNDPLSKTIPSRVFNMTTRLFTGIALHDFNCGLKAYRKKVIQSLDLYGEMHRYIPVLARWNGFGVSEIPVKHNPRRFGKTKFGTSRIFPGLFDFLTVLFITRYLRQPMHFFGMLSLLSFLVGFGISLYVTIGKVFFNEAVVNRPILFLGILLIILAVQFFSIGLLGEMLTRDASRTLHYTVRETMNVQEEKR, from the coding sequence ATGCAGCCAACTCCTCTTCTTTCCGTTATCGTTCCTTTCTATAATGAAGAGGAGTCTTTGCCCCTGCTCCTCGACCAGCTTTTCGAGGCCATGTCGGATAAGGAGTTGCAAGGTCTTTTTAAGCAGCCGTTTTCATTTGAGCTTTTGATGATCGATGATGGTTCGACGGATGGCTCATTGGATTTTATCCGTGAAGAGATTGTGCGCAAACCCGAGCTTAAGCTGGTTTCTCTACAACGAAATTTCGGTAAGACCGCTGCACTTTCGGCGGGTTTCAAGTATGCGGAAGGGGAGTATATTGTTACGCTCGATGCTGATTTACAGGACGATCCTTTTGCTATCAAATGTCTTATCGAAAAGCTTCAGGAAGGTTATGATCTTGTAAGTGGATGGAAAAGAGAGCGTAACGATCCGTTATCCAAAACAATTCCTTCGAGAGTTTTCAACATGACAACCAGGCTGTTTACCGGAATTGCGCTGCATGATTTCAACTGCGGTTTGAAAGCATACCGCAAAAAAGTTATACAGTCGCTCGATTTGTACGGTGAAATGCATCGCTATATTCCGGTTCTTGCGCGATGGAACGGTTTCGGGGTATCGGAGATTCCTGTGAAACATAATCCCCGCAGGTTCGGCAAAACCAAGTTCGGTACTTCACGCATTTTTCCGGGTCTGTTCGATTTCCTTACGGTGCTGTTCATCACTCGTTACCTACGGCAGCCGATGCACTTTTTCGGTATGTTGAGTCTTTTAAGTTTTCTTGTAGGTTTCGGGATCAGCCTTTATGTGACGATAGGAAAAGTTTTTTTCAATGAGGCGGTTGTGAACCGTCCGATTCTTTTTCTGGGTATTCTTCTCATCATTCTGGCTGTACAATTTTTCTCTATCGGACTCCTGGGTGAGATGTTGACCCGTGATGCATCCAGAACCCTTCATTATACTGTCAGGGAAACGATGAACGTTCAAGAGGAGAAGAGGTAA
- the nfo gene encoding deoxyribonuclease IV codes for MRHIGAHVSIAGGVENAPLRAEKIGATAFAMFTKNQRQWKAPALTEETVRAFANNCKTCGFDPLYILPHDSYLINLGSPNIEKLNRSRLAFIDEMKRTEALGLINLNFHPGSHLREIPEEQCLETIAESINQALKATAKAKAVLENTAGQGSNLGHSFEQLAFIIERVDNKERIGVCLDTCHLFAAGYDLRDKTAVADTFSLFDASIGIDYLKGMHLNDAKLELNSRRDRHESIGKGKIGIAGFEAVMQHPATRNIPLILETPQPEIWPEEIALLSSLEKHDAP; via the coding sequence ATGCGACACATCGGGGCACATGTCAGTATTGCAGGCGGAGTAGAAAACGCGCCTCTTCGCGCAGAGAAAATAGGAGCAACCGCTTTTGCCATGTTCACCAAAAATCAACGCCAGTGGAAAGCCCCCGCTTTGACAGAAGAAACAGTACGTGCATTTGCAAACAATTGTAAAACCTGCGGTTTCGACCCTTTATACATTCTGCCACATGATAGCTACCTGATCAATCTCGGCAGTCCGAACATTGAAAAGCTCAACCGTTCGCGCCTGGCATTTATCGACGAAATGAAGCGCACCGAAGCACTTGGACTGATAAACCTTAACTTTCACCCTGGAAGCCATCTGCGGGAAATCCCGGAGGAGCAGTGCCTTGAGACAATCGCGGAATCTATCAACCAGGCTCTGAAAGCCACAGCAAAGGCAAAAGCAGTGCTGGAAAACACCGCCGGTCAGGGGTCCAATCTCGGCCATTCTTTTGAACAGCTTGCCTTTATCATTGAAAGAGTTGACAATAAGGAAAGGATTGGTGTCTGCCTCGACACCTGCCATCTTTTTGCAGCAGGCTATGATTTACGAGACAAAACAGCTGTCGCAGATACATTTTCCTTGTTCGATGCGTCAATAGGCATTGATTATCTGAAAGGCATGCACCTCAACGACGCAAAGTTAGAGCTGAACAGCAGGCGTGACCGTCACGAAAGTATCGGCAAAGGAAAAATCGGGATTGCAGGTTTTGAAGCCGTCATGCAGCATCCTGCAACCAGAAACATCCCGCTGATTCTTGAAACCCCGCAACCTGAAATCTGGCCTGAAGAAATCGCCCTCCTTTCGAGCCTGGAGAAACATGATGCACCTTGA
- a CDS encoding cell division protein FtsX gives MNLFFVIKEGFSGILRAKLPAAVTIVVGFFALVLLGLFATISLSFFDIIDEVRGRVEIEVFFPDASSDEAVQKSKDGIESLDGVKKVTYVSKDSAAVIFNREFGRDIVEILGINPLPRSAKVLLQPRYAGPDSLQVIVASIKAFDPSLDIRYNKVFLQQLEDNARLFTVLTAATGILIAIATVVLVGYTIRLAIYSRQQRIKTMRLVGAANWFISAPYVIEGGIQGVLAGGFASLAIYLLSDQLLLRYEPGIYEVLHPSTFLVYPVLIGLGFFLGIFGSTLSVRKYLRKA, from the coding sequence ATGAATCTTTTTTTTGTGATCAAAGAGGGGTTTTCCGGTATTTTGCGTGCAAAGTTGCCTGCTGCGGTAACGATTGTCGTTGGCTTTTTTGCACTTGTACTACTTGGTTTGTTTGCTACGATTTCCTTGAGTTTTTTTGATATCATCGATGAAGTTCGGGGTAGAGTCGAGATAGAGGTGTTTTTTCCCGATGCATCTTCAGATGAAGCGGTGCAGAAATCCAAGGATGGCATCGAGTCTCTGGATGGAGTAAAAAAGGTGACATATGTTTCAAAAGACAGTGCTGCAGTCATTTTCAATCGGGAGTTCGGTCGTGATATTGTTGAGATTCTCGGTATAAATCCCCTTCCTCGCTCAGCGAAAGTTCTTCTTCAGCCTCGTTATGCTGGGCCCGACAGCCTTCAGGTTATTGTCGCTTCGATAAAAGCTTTTGACCCTTCACTCGATATTCGGTACAACAAAGTTTTTCTGCAACAGCTCGAAGATAATGCTCGTCTCTTTACCGTTCTTACAGCAGCGACCGGCATTCTCATCGCCATAGCGACAGTGGTTCTGGTTGGTTATACCATTCGTCTCGCGATCTATTCCCGTCAGCAGAGAATCAAGACCATGCGTCTGGTTGGAGCAGCTAACTGGTTTATCAGCGCTCCTTACGTCATCGAGGGAGGGATTCAAGGGGTACTGGCAGGAGGGTTTGCCTCACTTGCAATATATCTGTTATCGGACCAACTGCTTCTGCGTTATGAGCCAGGAATATATGAGGTTCTTCATCCTTCTACTTTTCTGGTTTACCCGGTTCTTATCGGTCTCGGCTTTTTTCTGGGCATTTTCGGAAGCACCTTGTCGGTGAGGAAATATCTGCGAAAAGCATGA
- the purF gene encoding amidophosphoribosyltransferase: protein MCGVFGVYNSKTPAEDTFYGLYSLQHRGQEAAGIVVAEYDENKHKTIYRQHKGMGLVAEVFKDPAIFKKLPGHAAIGHNRYSTTGASKSTSNIQPFSLTYRSGNLAIAHNGNLTNSRTLRKELTERGIIFQASSDTEIIPHLAALSKEKEPVHQIYHALRQVKGAFSLVILANDQLIAARDPYGVRPLALGKTTDPDTGDAIFYVASETCAFDILSVDYVRDIEPGEILLIDKTSIRTHKPISLYLPPSKRKARCIFEYVYFARPDSLVFTHSVDKIRRNLGKNLARESMVEPSNDDKHQIVVSVPDSSNTAALGFVRESNKICRPARFEHGLIRNHYVGRTFIQPGKQSREIKVRSKYNIIRGVLQDRQIVVIDDSIVRGTTAKMLIKLIREANPKEIHLHISSAPITNPCFYGMDFPTKGQLLTYLFADTKDHDEEVEKIREYIGVDSLKYLSLQGMLNSAPRFENETQSYCTACFTGDYPISMDDATTDKEEYDNEE from the coding sequence ATGTGCGGCGTTTTCGGCGTATATAATTCTAAAACTCCTGCAGAAGATACGTTCTATGGGTTGTACTCTCTACAGCATAGAGGACAGGAAGCTGCAGGAATAGTTGTAGCAGAATACGACGAAAACAAACACAAGACTATATACCGCCAGCACAAAGGCATGGGTTTGGTCGCCGAAGTATTCAAAGATCCGGCAATATTCAAGAAACTACCGGGCCATGCGGCAATCGGCCATAACCGGTACTCCACGACCGGAGCTTCAAAGTCCACAAGCAACATACAGCCGTTTTCTCTGACGTACCGGTCGGGCAACCTCGCCATCGCGCACAACGGTAATCTTACCAATTCGCGTACATTACGCAAGGAGCTCACGGAGCGAGGCATTATTTTCCAGGCTTCATCCGATACCGAAATCATTCCTCATCTTGCAGCGCTCAGCAAAGAAAAGGAACCGGTTCATCAGATCTATCACGCACTCCGTCAAGTCAAGGGGGCGTTTTCTCTCGTCATCCTTGCCAACGATCAGCTGATTGCCGCCCGCGACCCCTATGGCGTCAGACCCCTGGCTCTTGGCAAAACCACCGACCCGGATACCGGCGACGCAATTTTTTATGTAGCCAGTGAAACCTGTGCGTTCGATATACTTTCAGTAGATTACGTAAGGGATATCGAGCCTGGAGAAATTCTGCTTATTGATAAGACCTCGATCAGAACCCATAAACCTATATCACTGTATCTGCCTCCTTCAAAAAGAAAAGCCCGCTGCATTTTCGAATATGTCTACTTCGCAAGACCCGACAGCCTTGTTTTCACTCATTCTGTCGATAAGATACGACGCAACCTCGGCAAAAATCTTGCCCGTGAGTCCATGGTCGAACCATCGAACGATGACAAGCACCAGATCGTTGTCAGCGTACCGGACTCATCCAATACAGCTGCTCTCGGTTTTGTGCGCGAAAGCAACAAGATATGCCGTCCGGCACGCTTCGAACATGGTCTGATACGAAACCATTACGTTGGAAGGACGTTTATCCAACCAGGCAAGCAGAGCAGAGAAATCAAAGTACGCTCGAAATACAACATTATACGCGGTGTTCTTCAAGACCGACAAATCGTCGTTATTGACGACTCGATCGTACGCGGGACAACAGCGAAAATGCTTATAAAGCTCATTCGCGAAGCGAATCCAAAAGAAATTCACCTGCATATCAGCTCCGCCCCGATAACCAACCCCTGCTTTTACGGCATGGACTTTCCAACAAAAGGCCAGTTGCTGACCTACCTGTTTGCCGACACGAAAGACCATGACGAAGAAGTCGAAAAAATACGGGAATACATCGGCGTCGATTCACTTAAATACCTGTCACTTCAAGGCATGCTGAATAGTGCGCCGAGATTTGAAAATGAAACTCAAAGCTACTGCACCGCCTGTTTCACCGGTGACTATCCGATTAGCATGGACGATGCAACAACTGACAAGGAAGAGTACGATAACGAAGAATAA
- a CDS encoding TraR/DksA family transcriptional regulator, with amino-acid sequence MPRKSSTASTSKKEKEIPEGPTKVIHTYLSDEELEHFKQLLLKRREEVLRDLDILRSSLSEESVEDSINSNYSMHMADHGTETMDREQRFMFIARDEKYLGYIDQALERIRNKTYGVCAKSGKPIPKKRLEAVPHTSVRIEFKENKKKG; translated from the coding sequence ATGCCCAGAAAAAGCAGCACAGCCAGTACCAGTAAAAAAGAGAAAGAAATACCTGAAGGTCCTACCAAAGTCATTCATACCTATTTGTCGGATGAAGAGTTGGAGCATTTTAAGCAGCTTCTTCTGAAGCGTCGTGAAGAGGTACTGCGTGATCTCGATATTCTACGTTCCTCGCTTTCAGAGGAGAGCGTGGAAGATTCGATCAACTCGAACTATTCCATGCATATGGCGGATCATGGCACGGAAACTATGGATCGTGAGCAACGATTCATGTTTATTGCCCGTGACGAGAAATATTTAGGGTATATAGATCAGGCTCTTGAACGAATCAGAAACAAAACTTACGGTGTTTGCGCCAAGTCAGGCAAACCTATTCCGAAAAAACGCCTCGAAGCCGTTCCCCATACCTCAGTTCGAATTGAGTTCAAAGAAAACAAGAAGAAAGGGTAA
- the ileS gene encoding isoleucine--tRNA ligase: protein MPDKFPEYPSNVPYSSVEAEVLAFWKEHDIFHKSLDKPGNNIFSFYEGPPTVNGKPGVHHVFSRTIKDIVCRFKSMQGYKVPRKAGWDTHGLPVEISVEKNLGLKNKAQVEEYGAGEFNAEAKKLVYHHIDDNREGWGRLTELMGYWVDMDDPYITCTNDYIESVWWALKTIFDKGLIYKDYKIVPQDPKSETVLSSHELALGYKEVKDPSVYVKFKVKDADEYFLVWTTTPWTLISNVALCVGPDVEYVKVRTPKDEVYILAKSCLRVLEQQMGEDEELVFLDSFKGSLLAGIEYEPLFSWAHPEKPCWYVAEGDFVSTGDGTGIVHIAPAFGADDYELSKKYDLPMLQPVARNGCFTAEIPEYDGMFFKDADPLIIRRLKEEGKLFKKETITHAYPFSWRYDVPVLYYARESWYIRTTSIADRMVEHNRHINWCPPEIGAGRFGNWLEENKDWALSRERFWGTPLPIWVADDFVIGDGPDSGKVFAVGSVEELKDGFIDIGAKQYRLDDALAEGLVELDLHKPFVDRIYFIKEGKRFNRTPELIDVWFDSGSMPFAQLHYPFENKELFEKTFPADFIAEGVDQTRGWFYTLHAIGTLIFDKPAYRNLVVNGHILDRNGQKMSKSKGNVVNPFETMEKYGADALRWYLMLSSPPWRPKSFNPDEIEEEQRKFFRAFVNSYNFFVMYANVDGFTFVEDIIPVSERSGLDRWAVSCLHSLVSGVELRMQQYDLTGAIRLINDFTVDDLSNWYIRRSRKRFWKGEMGQDKLAAYQTLYECLETVAKLLAPFTPFIADRIYMSLNGVTGRESWESVHLCELPSVDKEAIDKPLEHRMKKAQIVTSLVRTMRERASIKVRQPLKRIMLAVDDTADRAEYEKVRDIIIDEVNVQTVEYIEDESSVVSKKAKPDFKSLGPRYGKAVKQIADSIRVLTHKQISLLEGKGALELDVDGQSYVITREDVIISREDIEGWLVASDDAHGVMVALDTEITPELEMLGLARELVSRIQAFRKDSGLEITDRIILQVAGSQKVMLAVEANSDYIKQETLAVALDIVSFDTVSEGREESINGELCRLVLDKSKC from the coding sequence ATGCCTGATAAATTTCCCGAGTATCCTTCCAACGTGCCTTACAGCAGCGTTGAGGCTGAAGTGTTAGCGTTCTGGAAAGAGCATGATATTTTCCACAAAAGCCTTGACAAACCGGGTAACAACATCTTTTCGTTCTATGAAGGACCTCCGACGGTCAATGGAAAACCGGGCGTCCATCATGTTTTCAGCAGAACGATCAAGGACATTGTTTGTCGTTTCAAATCGATGCAGGGCTACAAGGTTCCTCGCAAAGCCGGTTGGGATACCCATGGACTGCCGGTTGAAATTTCGGTCGAAAAGAATCTCGGATTGAAAAACAAGGCTCAGGTTGAAGAATACGGGGCCGGTGAGTTCAATGCCGAAGCAAAGAAACTGGTTTATCATCATATCGACGATAACCGCGAGGGATGGGGCAGGTTGACAGAGCTGATGGGATATTGGGTCGATATGGACGATCCTTATATAACATGCACCAATGACTATATCGAGTCTGTCTGGTGGGCCTTGAAGACGATTTTCGATAAGGGTCTCATTTACAAGGATTACAAGATCGTCCCTCAGGATCCGAAATCTGAAACCGTGTTGAGTTCGCATGAACTTGCGCTTGGATATAAAGAAGTAAAGGATCCGAGTGTCTATGTGAAGTTCAAGGTGAAAGATGCCGATGAATATTTTCTGGTATGGACGACAACTCCTTGGACACTGATTTCCAACGTTGCGCTTTGTGTCGGACCCGATGTTGAATATGTCAAGGTAAGAACGCCGAAGGATGAGGTCTATATTCTTGCCAAATCGTGTCTCCGGGTGCTCGAGCAGCAAATGGGAGAGGATGAGGAGCTTGTTTTTCTGGATTCTTTCAAGGGTAGCCTGCTTGCCGGGATCGAGTACGAGCCGTTGTTTAGCTGGGCGCACCCCGAGAAGCCATGCTGGTACGTGGCCGAAGGTGATTTTGTTTCTACCGGAGATGGAACGGGTATCGTTCATATCGCTCCGGCGTTCGGCGCGGACGATTATGAACTCTCGAAAAAGTATGATCTTCCAATGCTGCAGCCGGTTGCGCGAAACGGTTGCTTTACAGCGGAGATTCCCGAATACGACGGGATGTTTTTCAAGGATGCCGATCCGTTGATTATCCGGCGGTTGAAGGAAGAAGGAAAGCTCTTTAAAAAGGAAACCATTACGCATGCTTATCCGTTTTCCTGGCGTTATGATGTGCCTGTTCTCTACTATGCGCGTGAGTCGTGGTATATCAGGACCACAAGTATTGCCGACCGGATGGTAGAGCATAATCGCCATATCAACTGGTGTCCTCCGGAAATCGGAGCCGGAAGGTTCGGGAACTGGCTTGAAGAAAATAAAGATTGGGCCCTTTCACGTGAACGGTTCTGGGGGACGCCGCTGCCCATATGGGTGGCAGATGATTTTGTGATCGGAGACGGTCCTGATTCCGGAAAGGTGTTTGCCGTTGGTTCCGTCGAGGAACTGAAGGATGGGTTTATCGATATCGGCGCAAAGCAGTATCGCCTCGACGATGCCCTTGCTGAAGGATTGGTCGAGCTTGATCTGCATAAGCCGTTTGTCGATAGGATATATTTCATCAAGGAAGGAAAACGGTTCAACCGTACACCGGAATTGATCGATGTCTGGTTTGACAGCGGCTCCATGCCGTTTGCTCAGCTGCACTATCCGTTTGAGAACAAAGAGCTTTTCGAGAAAACATTTCCTGCAGATTTTATCGCAGAGGGTGTCGATCAGACAAGAGGATGGTTTTATACTCTTCATGCCATCGGAACATTGATTTTTGACAAACCGGCATACCGGAATCTTGTTGTTAACGGTCATATTCTCGATCGCAATGGTCAAAAAATGTCCAAGTCGAAAGGAAATGTGGTCAATCCGTTTGAAACGATGGAGAAATATGGTGCCGATGCACTGCGTTGGTACCTTATGTTGTCCAGCCCTCCTTGGAGGCCGAAGTCTTTCAACCCGGATGAGATAGAGGAGGAGCAGCGCAAATTTTTCCGTGCATTCGTCAACAGTTACAATTTTTTTGTCATGTATGCGAATGTTGACGGTTTTACTTTTGTCGAGGATATCATTCCGGTGTCAGAGCGTTCCGGGTTGGACCGATGGGCTGTTTCCTGCCTTCATTCTCTGGTTTCGGGTGTGGAGTTACGCATGCAGCAGTATGATCTTACCGGTGCAATACGGTTGATCAATGACTTTACGGTGGATGATCTTTCCAACTGGTATATACGCCGTTCAAGAAAGCGTTTCTGGAAAGGAGAGATGGGACAGGACAAACTCGCAGCATACCAGACGCTTTACGAGTGCCTTGAGACGGTGGCCAAACTCCTGGCACCCTTTACGCCGTTTATTGCCGACCGGATCTACATGAGCCTGAATGGGGTCACCGGCAGAGAGTCTTGGGAATCAGTGCACCTCTGTGAACTGCCATCGGTCGATAAAGAGGCAATAGACAAGCCCCTCGAGCATCGGATGAAGAAAGCGCAGATTGTTACATCTCTGGTCCGTACCATGCGTGAAAGAGCTTCCATCAAAGTTCGTCAGCCTTTGAAACGTATCATGCTCGCTGTTGATGACACTGCTGACAGGGCGGAATATGAGAAAGTAAGGGATATCATTATTGATGAGGTCAATGTACAGACGGTCGAGTACATCGAGGATGAGAGTTCGGTGGTTAGTAAAAAGGCTAAACCTGATTTCAAGTCTCTTGGGCCCCGGTACGGTAAGGCGGTAAAACAAATTGCCGACTCTATAAGGGTGTTGACCCACAAGCAGATTTCTCTGCTTGAGGGTAAGGGCGCTCTGGAGCTCGATGTCGATGGTCAAAGCTATGTCATTACGCGTGAAGATGTTATCATCAGCCGTGAAGATATTGAAGGTTGGCTTGTCGCTTCCGATGATGCTCATGGCGTTATGGTGGCACTCGATACTGAAATTACTCCCGAACTGGAAATGCTCGGGCTTGCACGAGAGCTGGTAAGCAGGATTCAGGCGTTCAGGAAAGATAGCGGCCTGGAAATTACCGATAGAATTATATTACAGGTTGCCGGAAGCCAAAAGGTTATGCTTGCAGTTGAAGCGAACAGCGATTATATCAAGCAGGAAACACTTGCCGTGGCACTTGATATTGTTTCCTTCGATACCGTTTCGGAAGGTCGGGAAGAAAGCATAAACGGTGAATTATGCCGTTTAGTGCTTGATAAATCCAAATGCTAA